The following coding sequences are from one Clostridioides difficile ATCC 9689 = DSM 1296 window:
- a CDS encoding AraC family transcriptional regulator, with protein sequence MLSVTRYSIKNVRLKPWVKFIWYFETKSNILLNNKLLPTDSIDIILNLSDVMEYKIENQDYTASNMHFNGIRDKHGFIIQHGNIRVIGISFYPFGLYPFLKIPISEFNRQIVDLEVVSQLFAKKLEESLSPTQSVEKIVLYLEEVLLSILEEDLISNKYVKLLNSFIYVNRYSNIKAFCDDTNINIKTLERICLKYTGYTPKILKRIYRFKMASNQLIYNYKDDELFDFIYENEYYDQAHFIKEFKKFSGTSPIKFIGENKTIKENIKYSYL encoded by the coding sequence ATGTTATCAGTTACAAGATATTCAATCAAAAATGTTCGTTTAAAGCCGTGGGTAAAGTTTATTTGGTATTTTGAGACAAAATCAAATATACTGTTAAATAATAAGTTACTTCCGACAGACAGTATAGATATTATTCTCAATCTTTCTGATGTTATGGAATATAAAATTGAAAATCAAGACTATACTGCTAGTAATATGCATTTTAATGGAATAAGGGATAAACATGGATTTATTATTCAACATGGAAATATACGTGTTATAGGGATTTCTTTTTATCCATTTGGTTTATATCCATTTTTAAAGATACCAATTTCAGAGTTTAACAGACAAATTGTTGACTTAGAAGTAGTATCACAGCTATTTGCAAAAAAATTGGAAGAGTCATTAAGTCCAACACAATCAGTAGAAAAAATTGTTTTATATTTAGAAGAAGTATTATTATCCATATTAGAAGAAGATTTAATTTCAAATAAATATGTAAAGCTTCTAAATTCATTTATATATGTTAATAGATATAGCAATATAAAGGCATTTTGTGATGATACAAATATAAATATTAAAACATTGGAAAGAATCTGTTTAAAATATACAGGGTATACACCTAAGATTTTAAAGAGAATTTACAGATTTAAAATGGCAAGTAATCAACTTATTTATAATTATAAAGATGATGAACTTTTTGATTTTATTTATGAAAATGAGTACTATGACCAAGCACACTTTATAAAAGAATTTAAAAAATTTTCAGGGACGTCACCAATTAAATTTATTGGTGAGAATAAGACGATTAAAGAAAATATAAAGTACAGCTATTTATAA
- a CDS encoding antibiotic biosynthesis monooxygenase, which yields MKIITEIVEFNVEENLSKEEFIEIVNDLELKFHSIQSGFIDTELLYDEKSQKWIMIQHWESIEDLKSASSKMFKDSSTEKFRKALKNQTVKMNIIPQIKSWKL from the coding sequence ATGAAAATTATTACAGAAATAGTTGAGTTTAATGTGGAAGAAAATTTATCAAAAGAAGAGTTTATAGAAATTGTAAATGACTTAGAATTAAAATTTCATTCTATTCAATCTGGTTTTATTGATACTGAGCTTTTATATGATGAAAAGTCTCAAAAGTGGATTATGATACAACATTGGGAATCTATAGAAGACCTCAAGAGTGCTTCTAGTAAAATGTTTAAAGATTCTTCAACTGAGAAATTTAGAAAAGCTTTAAAGAATCAAACTGTTAAGATGAATATAATACCACAAATTAAAAGTTGGAAATTATAG
- the rsfS gene encoding ribosome silencing factor produces MTVEQMTKIAYDAIEDKLGQDTVIINIGKVSSLCDYFIITTASSQRQVKAIADNVEDELAKLGLEPRGKEGQGTQTWVLLDYGDIMVHVFNEENRGFYNLEKLWKDAPYIDIDTLA; encoded by the coding sequence ATGACAGTGGAACAAATGACAAAAATAGCATATGATGCCATAGAAGATAAACTGGGTCAAGATACAGTTATAATAAATATAGGAAAAGTTTCTAGTTTGTGTGATTATTTTATTATTACTACAGCATCTTCTCAGAGACAGGTAAAAGCTATTGCTGACAATGTGGAAGATGAATTAGCAAAACTAGGATTAGAGCCAAGAGGTAAAGAAGGACAAGGAACTCAAACTTGGGTACTCCTTGATTATGGAGACATAATGGTTCATGTATTTAATGAGGAAAATAGAGGGTTTTATAATTTAGAAAAATTATGGAAAGATGCACCTTATATAGATATTGACACATTAGCATAA
- a CDS encoding ECF transporter S component, with product MEVTAKQKFTTKDMVETSLLIALVFIATKFINIRLPISINGGLVHLGTAMLFISAIIFGGKKGALSGAIGMSLFDLISGWTLWAPFTFIVRGVMGYLLGKIAWANGNNGNNFLINVIGICVSSIWMLFGYYVTEVILYGNFIVPLTSIPGNLMQVLIGLIIALPISKVLKNCIK from the coding sequence ATGGAAGTTACAGCTAAGCAAAAATTTACAACGAAAGACATGGTGGAAACCTCACTATTAATAGCATTAGTATTTATTGCAACTAAATTTATAAACATAAGATTACCAATATCTATAAATGGTGGGCTTGTGCATTTAGGAACTGCAATGTTGTTCATATCAGCAATAATATTTGGAGGTAAAAAAGGTGCTTTATCAGGGGCTATTGGTATGTCACTTTTTGATTTGATATCTGGGTGGACTTTATGGGCACCGTTTACCTTTATAGTTAGAGGAGTTATGGGTTATTTACTTGGAAAGATTGCATGGGCAAATGGTAATAATGGGAATAATTTTTTAATCAATGTAATAGGAATATGTGTCTCATCAATTTGGATGCTATTTGGATATTATGTAACAGAAGTTATACTTTATGGTAATTTTATAGTACCTCTTACTTCAATACCAGGTAATTTAATGCAAGTATTGATAGGTCTTATAATAGCGCTTCCTATTTCTAAGGTATTGAAAAACTGTATAAAATAA
- a CDS encoding alpha-amylase family glycosyl hydrolase produces the protein MKSQKRFKILDIDVYLQPFESDIKKRMKHYEDMKSKTLKNYKDFSSFANAHLYYGFHQTNDGFFYREWAPNADSLSLIGDFNNWNRKSHPLRKIGSGNWEIFIPGQNSLPHKSEVKVQVTANGKTFDRIPLYIKRVIQKDFGGFNGQIWQPKTPFIWTDNNFDLKNITSPLIYECHIGMSTESESIGTYNEFTEKILPKIKKAGYNTIQLMAIMEHPYYASFGYQVSNFYAISSRFGTPEDLKNLINTAHSMGIAVLLDLVHSHAVKNTLEGINEFDGSEHQFFHSGSKGNHPAWGTKLFNYGKPEVIHFLLSNIKFWLNEYHFDGFRFDGVTSMLYHNHGLGVSFDSYEKYFSMNTDIEAITYLQFANELIKEIKPNSISIAEDMSGMPGMCIPIKDGGIGFDYRLAMGVPDFWIKTISNLSDEDWDLGKMWYELTTRRPGEKNIGYCESHDQALVGDKTIIFWLADKEMYWNMEINSNNHVINRAISLIKLIKLITFSLAGEGYLNFMGNEFGHPEWIDFPREGNNWSYKYARRQWSLSEDNNLKYKQLLNFDKSMLELTKYSDIFIQNSHELIHMDNDKKILVYSKGKYLFIFNFHPNLIQSVDISKFQNTNYKTILNTDMVEFGGNTKKENLRDYDVYFNSTPPSSKMPIASRTAIVLLDNGI, from the coding sequence ATGAAAAGTCAAAAAAGATTTAAAATTTTAGATATTGATGTATACCTACAACCATTTGAATCTGATATAAAAAAGCGAATGAAACATTATGAGGATATGAAATCAAAAACATTGAAAAACTATAAAGATTTTAGTTCTTTTGCAAATGCTCATCTTTACTATGGATTTCATCAGACAAATGATGGATTCTTCTATAGGGAATGGGCTCCAAATGCAGATAGTTTGTCACTAATTGGTGACTTTAATAATTGGAATAGAAAATCTCATCCTCTAAGAAAAATTGGGTCTGGTAATTGGGAAATATTTATTCCTGGTCAAAATAGCTTACCTCACAAATCAGAGGTAAAGGTACAAGTTACTGCAAATGGAAAAACATTTGACCGTATACCATTATATATAAAAAGAGTAATTCAAAAAGATTTTGGTGGATTTAATGGACAAATATGGCAACCAAAAACTCCATTTATCTGGACTGACAATAATTTTGACTTAAAAAACATAACTTCTCCACTAATCTATGAATGTCATATAGGTATGTCTACTGAAAGCGAATCTATTGGAACTTATAATGAATTTACTGAAAAAATACTTCCTAAGATAAAAAAAGCTGGATACAATACCATTCAGCTTATGGCTATTATGGAACATCCATATTATGCATCTTTTGGATACCAAGTTTCAAACTTTTATGCAATCTCATCTAGGTTTGGTACTCCTGAAGACTTAAAAAACCTCATAAACACTGCTCATTCAATGGGGATTGCTGTTTTATTAGATTTAGTTCATTCTCATGCTGTAAAGAATACTTTAGAAGGAATAAATGAGTTTGATGGAAGTGAACATCAATTTTTCCACTCAGGTTCAAAGGGAAATCATCCTGCTTGGGGTACAAAACTTTTTAACTATGGTAAACCTGAAGTAATACATTTTTTGCTTTCAAATATAAAATTTTGGTTAAATGAGTACCATTTTGATGGCTTTAGGTTTGATGGTGTAACTTCAATGTTATATCATAACCATGGTCTTGGAGTTTCATTTGATAGTTATGAAAAATATTTTAGTATGAATACAGATATTGAAGCTATAACATATCTCCAATTTGCAAATGAATTAATAAAAGAAATTAAACCTAATTCGATAAGTATTGCAGAAGATATGAGTGGAATGCCTGGTATGTGTATCCCTATAAAAGACGGCGGAATTGGATTTGACTATAGACTTGCAATGGGAGTACCTGATTTTTGGATAAAAACTATCTCTAACTTATCTGATGAAGACTGGGATTTGGGAAAAATGTGGTATGAACTTACTACTAGACGACCTGGAGAAAAAAATATAGGATATTGTGAATCCCATGACCAAGCATTAGTTGGCGATAAAACAATTATTTTTTGGCTAGCTGACAAGGAAATGTACTGGAATATGGAAATAAACTCAAATAACCATGTTATCAATAGAGCAATATCTCTTATTAAATTAATTAAATTAATAACTTTTTCTCTAGCAGGTGAAGGATATCTAAATTTTATGGGAAATGAATTTGGACATCCTGAGTGGATTGATTTTCCACGAGAAGGCAACAATTGGAGCTATAAGTATGCCAGAAGACAATGGAGCCTTTCAGAAGATAACAACTTAAAGTATAAACAATTATTAAATTTTGATAAATCTATGCTCGAACTTACAAAATACAGTGATATTTTTATCCAAAATAGTCATGAACTTATACATATGGATAATGATAAAAAGATTTTGGTGTACAGTAAGGGCAAATATTTATTTATATTTAATTTCCACCCTAATCTAATACAATCAGTTGATATTTCAAAGTTTCAAAATACAAACTACAAAACGATATTAAATACTGATATGGTAGAGTTTGGAGGAAACACAAAAAAAGAAAACTTAAGAGATTATGATGTATACTTTAACTCAACTCCTCCTTCTTCTAAAATGCCTATTGCCTCTCGTACAGCAATAGTGCTTTTAGATAATGGTATTTAA
- the leuS gene encoding leucine--tRNA ligase has protein sequence MSVYNFKEVESKWQKIWKDNNQYKMDTAQTEKPNYYTLEMFPYPSGKIHMGHVRNYSIGDVVARFKKMEGYNVLHPMGWDSFGLPAENAAIKHGIHPHKWTMENIEEMKEQLNLLGISYDWDKEVATSTPEYYRFTQEIFLKFLEHGLAYKKKSYVNWCPSCETVLANEQVVQGACERCKATVLKKDLEQWYFKTTEFAEELLNDLDTLDGWPEKVKTMQKNWIGKSTGADLVFDIDGTDKSMTVFTTRPDTTYGVTYMVLAPEHELVKELVAGTEYEADVETFVQKMHTMTEIERTAADVEKEGMFIGRYVINPLNGKKVPLWIANYVLVEYGTGAIMAVPAHDERDRDFAEKYNLDIIDVITEDNKMINSEEFNGLDASEGFEGIIDKLEKEGRGKRTINYRLRDWLVSRQRYWGCPIPVVYCDECGIVPVKKEDLPVLLPTDVEFTGKGESPLTTSKQFMSTTCPHCGKPARREVDTMDTFVDSSWYFLRYVDSNNENEPFSKELVNRWHPVDQYIGGVEHAIMHLLYARWFVKAFKSMGMVDFNEPFKNLLTQGMVLMDGSKMSKSKGNTVSPMDIIDEYGADTARLFVLFAAPPERDLDWSEQGVDGCFRFLNRVYRLVDELADVVKKDVEFGELNSQDKDMRYTIHSTLKKVTADLSEKFGFNTAISALMELINDMYKYKELDNINEAVIKEGVQTIVTIIAPFAPHLGEELWTMIGKEGSVFDIDWPKYDEKALVKDEIEVVVQVNGKVRGKLTVNSNISKDEMEKVALEDEKIKGLVEGKTIVKVVAVPKKLVNIVVK, from the coding sequence ATGAGCGTATATAATTTTAAAGAAGTAGAATCGAAATGGCAAAAAATCTGGAAAGATAATAATCAGTATAAAATGGATACTGCACAAACTGAAAAACCTAATTATTACACATTAGAAATGTTCCCTTATCCATCTGGAAAAATACACATGGGACATGTTAGAAATTATTCTATAGGTGATGTTGTCGCAAGATTCAAAAAAATGGAAGGATATAATGTACTTCATCCAATGGGATGGGATTCTTTTGGATTACCAGCTGAAAATGCAGCTATAAAACATGGAATACATCCGCATAAATGGACAATGGAAAATATAGAAGAAATGAAAGAGCAATTAAATTTATTAGGGATTAGTTATGATTGGGATAAAGAAGTTGCAACTTCAACTCCAGAATACTATAGATTTACACAAGAAATATTTTTGAAGTTTTTAGAGCATGGGCTTGCATATAAGAAAAAATCATATGTTAACTGGTGTCCTTCTTGTGAGACTGTTCTTGCAAATGAGCAAGTTGTTCAAGGAGCATGTGAGAGATGTAAAGCAACAGTATTAAAGAAAGATTTAGAACAATGGTATTTTAAGACTACTGAATTTGCAGAAGAATTACTTAATGACTTAGATACATTAGATGGATGGCCAGAAAAAGTTAAAACAATGCAAAAAAATTGGATAGGTAAAAGTACAGGAGCAGATTTAGTTTTTGATATAGATGGAACTGATAAATCTATGACAGTATTTACAACTAGACCAGACACAACTTATGGAGTTACTTATATGGTACTTGCTCCAGAGCATGAATTAGTTAAAGAATTGGTTGCAGGGACTGAATATGAAGCAGATGTTGAAACTTTTGTTCAAAAAATGCATACTATGACAGAAATAGAAAGAACAGCAGCTGATGTAGAAAAAGAAGGAATGTTTATAGGTAGATATGTTATAAATCCTTTAAATGGCAAGAAAGTTCCTCTATGGATAGCTAACTATGTATTAGTTGAGTATGGAACGGGTGCTATAATGGCAGTTCCAGCACATGATGAAAGAGATAGAGATTTTGCTGAAAAATATAATTTAGACATAATTGATGTAATAACAGAAGATAACAAAATGATAAATTCAGAAGAATTTAATGGATTAGATGCTTCAGAAGGATTTGAAGGAATAATCGATAAGTTAGAAAAAGAAGGTAGAGGAAAGAGAACAATTAATTATAGACTTAGAGACTGGTTAGTTTCAAGACAAAGATACTGGGGTTGTCCTATACCTGTGGTTTATTGTGATGAATGTGGAATAGTTCCAGTTAAAAAGGAAGATTTACCAGTTCTTTTACCAACAGATGTTGAATTTACTGGAAAAGGGGAATCTCCACTTACGACTTCAAAGCAATTTATGTCAACAACTTGTCCTCACTGTGGAAAACCAGCTAGAAGGGAAGTTGATACTATGGATACATTCGTTGATTCTTCTTGGTATTTCTTAAGATATGTGGATAGCAATAATGAAAATGAACCATTTAGTAAGGAATTAGTTAATAGATGGCATCCAGTAGACCAATATATAGGTGGAGTAGAACATGCTATAATGCATTTACTTTATGCAAGATGGTTTGTAAAGGCATTTAAGAGTATGGGAATGGTAGACTTCAATGAGCCATTTAAAAACTTACTTACTCAAGGAATGGTACTTATGGATGGTTCTAAAATGAGTAAGTCTAAAGGGAATACAGTATCTCCTATGGATATAATAGATGAGTATGGAGCAGATACTGCAAGACTTTTCGTATTATTTGCAGCACCACCAGAAAGAGATTTGGACTGGTCAGAGCAAGGTGTTGATGGATGCTTTAGATTCTTAAATAGGGTTTATAGATTGGTTGACGAGTTAGCAGATGTGGTTAAAAAGGATGTAGAGTTTGGAGAATTAAATTCCCAAGATAAGGATATGAGATATACTATACACTCTACACTTAAAAAAGTTACTGCTGATTTAAGTGAAAAATTCGGATTTAATACTGCTATATCAGCTCTTATGGAATTAATAAATGATATGTATAAATATAAAGAGTTAGATAATATAAACGAAGCAGTTATAAAAGAAGGTGTACAAACTATAGTAACTATAATTGCACCATTTGCCCCTCATTTAGGTGAAGAACTATGGACTATGATAGGTAAAGAAGGAAGTGTATTTGATATAGACTGGCCTAAATATGACGAAAAAGCTTTAGTAAAAGATGAAATAGAAGTTGTTGTACAAGTTAATGGAAAAGTTAGAGGAAAATTAACTGTTAACTCAAATATATCTAAAGATGAGATGGAAAAGGTAGCTTTAGAAGATGAAAAAATAAAAGGATTAGTTGAAGGTAAAACTATAGTTAAAGTTGTAGCTGTACCTAAAAAATTAGTAAATATAGTTGTTAAATAA
- a CDS encoding nucleotidyltransferase domain-containing protein: MNKLIKDCVNFFNDCGFSYSICGGYALELFANMHIRPHSDIDIWISDTDKEKSIQSICLIKDGIYMSPWVIIYYDLLSTLTSNI, translated from the coding sequence ATGAACAAACTAATTAAAGATTGTGTAAACTTTTTTAATGATTGTGGCTTTTCATATTCAATATGTGGTGGATATGCCCTAGAATTATTTGCGAATATGCATATTCGCCCACACAGTGATATTGACATATGGATTTCTGACACAGATAAAGAAAAGAGCATTCAGAGTATATGCTTAATCAAGGATGGGATATATATGAGCCCTTGGGTAATTATTTATTACGACCTATTATCGACCTTAACAAGCAACATATAG
- a CDS encoding VanZ family protein, translating into METVTNNQSGVEIQLSLFEAIKDLLLINPIFLLGIILIGIFLVVIFKKNSDIPKVKTSILSLAMYYYLCLTLSHIVGIPTFGEYIRLSQLGETFFNPNINLIPFSDGFSLSFILNILLFVPLGFLCPLISKTFERLRNTFLIGFGLSLFIETIQLFTLHRATDIDDLLTNVIGTIIGYFCFKLIAKLRIVKLHSDDDSMEQDYTVCIPIAIIIVALILGFFS; encoded by the coding sequence ATGGAGACTGTAACAAATAATCAATCAGGTGTAGAAATTCAACTCAGTCTGTTTGAAGCTATCAAAGATTTATTGTTAATTAATCCTATTTTCTTGTTGGGAATTATCTTGATTGGTATTTTCTTAGTTGTAATATTCAAGAAAAATAGTGATATTCCAAAGGTAAAAACATCTATTTTATCACTGGCAATGTATTACTACTTATGTTTAACACTATCACATATTGTTGGTATACCTACATTCGGTGAATATATAAGACTGTCACAGTTAGGGGAAACGTTCTTTAATCCAAACATAAATCTTATTCCTTTTAGTGATGGATTTAGTTTGAGTTTTATTTTGAATATTTTACTTTTTGTCCCATTAGGTTTTTTATGTCCGCTTATAAGCAAAACCTTTGAACGTTTGAGAAATACATTCTTGATTGGTTTTGGATTATCTCTTTTTATCGAAACTATTCAGCTTTTTACGTTACACAGAGCAACCGATATAGACGACTTACTCACGAACGTAATTGGAACAATAATAGGCTATTTTTGCTTCAAACTGATTGCTAAATTGCGAATTGTAAAACTACATTCAGATGATGACTCTATGGAACAGGATTACACAGTATGTATTCCGATTGCCATTATAATAGTTGCCCTTATATTAGGATTTTTTAGTTAA
- the recX gene encoding recombination regulator RecX — MGIITKIEQQKRNDDRVNIYVDDKFFIAIFKELVYTFNLKKGNEINEEELKPILDDEMYIKAKNKALNILSHADQSEKKLKEKLSSEFDENIIERVIDFLKSYNLVNDSVLAQKIVNTNVNLNKCGKNRIKQNLYNKGINRSTINEAVSELDKDTEFENAMYLAKKRYERVKKEDKKKIYQKISQHLSYKGFDYDIIKRVLNKLLNFDEYDI; from the coding sequence ATGGGTATAATTACAAAAATAGAACAACAAAAAAGAAATGATGATAGAGTTAATATTTATGTAGATGATAAATTTTTTATTGCTATATTTAAAGAACTTGTTTATACATTTAATTTAAAAAAGGGGAATGAAATAAATGAAGAAGAATTAAAACCTATTTTAGATGATGAAATGTATATAAAAGCTAAAAATAAAGCATTAAATATTTTATCTCATGCTGACCAATCTGAAAAAAAATTAAAAGAAAAACTATCATCAGAATTTGATGAAAATATAATTGAGAGGGTCATAGATTTTCTTAAAAGTTATAATCTCGTAAATGACAGTGTATTAGCTCAAAAAATTGTTAACACAAATGTTAACCTAAATAAATGTGGCAAAAACAGAATTAAGCAGAATTTATATAATAAAGGTATCAATAGAAGTACAATCAATGAAGCAGTATCTGAATTAGACAAGGACACTGAATTTGAAAATGCTATGTATCTAGCAAAAAAAAGGTATGAAAGAGTAAAGAAAGAAGATAAAAAGAAAATATATCAAAAAATTTCTCAACATCTTTCCTATAAAGGCTTTGATTATGATATTATTAAAAGAGTTTTAAACAAACTTTTAAATTTTGATGAATACGATATATAA
- the yqeK gene encoding bis(5'-nucleosyl)-tetraphosphatase (symmetrical) YqeK: MNLENINQRLNQMLPVGRLSHSKNVAKCAEKLCEIYGCDKEKAYLAGMIHDCAKYLSDKEIEDYVNKYEIYLDPIEDGNRSLSHSVIGAYICEYEFEVEDEDIINAIKYHTTGREDMSLLEKIIYIADLIEEGRKFPVVDTLRELAYGGKLDEALLTSFNNTLMFVINKKEEIHPRTVMARNYLIKEKLL, from the coding sequence ATGAACTTAGAAAATATTAACCAAAGACTAAATCAAATGCTACCAGTGGGGAGGCTTAGCCATTCAAAAAATGTTGCAAAATGTGCTGAAAAATTATGTGAGATTTATGGATGTGACAAAGAAAAAGCTTACTTAGCAGGAATGATTCATGATTGTGCAAAGTATTTAAGTGACAAGGAAATAGAGGATTATGTAAATAAGTATGAAATATATTTAGACCCAATAGAGGATGGAAATCGTTCCTTGTCTCATAGTGTAATTGGGGCGTACATATGCGAGTATGAATTTGAAGTAGAAGATGAAGATATTATAAATGCAATCAAATATCATACAACAGGGAGAGAGGACATGTCTCTTTTAGAAAAAATAATTTACATAGCTGATTTAATTGAAGAAGGAAGAAAATTCCCAGTTGTAGATACATTAAGAGAATTAGCATATGGAGGGAAGCTTGATGAAGCACTTTTAACTTCTTTTAATAATACTTTAATGTTTGTCATCAATAAAAAAGAAGAGATACATCCAAGAACAGTTATGGCAAGAAACTATCTAATTAAAGAAAAGTTATTATAA
- the nadD gene encoding nicotinate-nucleotide adenylyltransferase, with the protein MRSENLVKMAELKNTEKLEKFNRHKGKIKIGILGGTFDPIHYAHLATAEFIRDKYDIDKIIFIPSGNPPHKLCITTDKYDRYNMTLLATESNEDFLVSKVEIERKKRTYTIDTLKYLKKKYKNADIYFITGADAICSVEEWKDVKKNFELATFIAATRPGISLLRSQETIEKLTKKYNADIITVYVPSLDISSTYIREQLNEGKSIRYLVPENVENYLYENKLYQYGDD; encoded by the coding sequence ATGAGAAGTGAAAATCTAGTTAAGATGGCAGAGTTGAAAAATACTGAAAAACTAGAGAAATTTAATCGCCATAAAGGCAAAATCAAAATAGGTATATTGGGAGGTACTTTTGACCCTATACACTATGCTCATTTAGCAACAGCAGAATTTATTAGAGATAAGTATGACATTGACAAAATAATCTTTATACCATCAGGAAATCCACCACATAAATTATGTATCACTACAGATAAGTATGATAGATATAATATGACACTTCTAGCAACTGAAAGCAACGAAGATTTTTTAGTTTCAAAAGTAGAAATCGAAAGAAAGAAAAGGACTTATACAATAGATACATTAAAATACTTAAAGAAAAAATACAAAAATGCAGACATTTATTTTATAACAGGTGCAGATGCAATTTGTAGTGTTGAAGAGTGGAAAGATGTAAAGAAAAACTTTGAGTTAGCTACTTTTATAGCCGCAACTAGACCAGGAATTAGTTTGTTAAGGTCACAAGAGACTATAGAAAAACTAACTAAGAAGTATAATGCTGACATTATAACAGTTTATGTTCCATCACTGGATATATCGTCCACATATATAAGGGAACAGCTAAATGAAGGCAAGTCAATACGTTACTTAGTACCCGAAAATGTAGAAAATTATTTATATGAAAATAAACTATATCAATATGGAGATGATTAA
- a CDS encoding TetR/AcrR family transcriptional regulator, with translation MSFLGRKKEPDNTIQKILDISHKLFLEKGYEQTTIQDIVDNLDGLSRGAIYHHFKSKDEIIKAITSRLYNDGFYGYEVKNDEGKTALEKLQYRLLHAYEQHNKQDIFLMSSSLLRNPKYLATQFDEIINDIVPWIKALIEEGNQDNSMEVKNPEIAAQMFGFLLNTWCIPTVYPGNPQQMIERFTLFGEQAAFMGISFMNDKIMCEYQKFVNKFSK, from the coding sequence GTGAGCTTTTTGGGAAGAAAAAAAGAACCTGATAATACTATACAAAAAATACTTGATATTTCACATAAGTTATTCTTAGAAAAAGGGTATGAGCAGACAACGATTCAAGACATTGTAGATAATTTAGATGGCCTTTCAAGAGGTGCTATTTATCATCACTTTAAATCAAAAGACGAAATAATTAAGGCAATCACAAGTCGGTTGTATAATGATGGATTTTATGGGTATGAGGTAAAAAATGATGAAGGAAAGACCGCATTAGAAAAATTACAATATAGGTTGCTTCATGCTTATGAACAACACAATAAACAAGACATTTTTTTAATGTCATCATCACTATTGCGTAATCCTAAGTATTTAGCTACGCAGTTTGATGAGATTATAAATGATATTGTGCCTTGGATAAAAGCATTGATTGAAGAAGGAAATCAAGATAATTCTATGGAAGTTAAAAATCCAGAGATTGCTGCTCAAATGTTTGGTTTTCTTCTAAACACATGGTGTATTCCAACAGTTTATCCAGGTAATCCACAACAGATGATAGAACGTTTTACTTTGTTTGGTGAGCAAGCTGCTTTTATGGGTATTTCTTTTATGAATGATAAGATAATGTGTGAATATCAAAAATTTGTTAATAAATTTTCTAAATAG